In a genomic window of Nostoc sp. UHCC 0870:
- the grxD gene encoding Grx4 family monothiol glutaredoxin, which yields MTPEVQEKIDNLLNQNKILVFMKGTKLMPQCGFSNNVVQILNTLGVPFETINVLDDQDIRQSIKEYSNWPTIPQVYINGQFIGGSDILIELYQKGELQQLVEVALAS from the coding sequence ATGACACCAGAAGTCCAAGAAAAAATTGATAACTTGCTAAACCAGAATAAAATTCTAGTTTTTATGAAGGGAACTAAGTTAATGCCCCAGTGCGGTTTCTCTAACAATGTTGTGCAGATTCTGAATACTCTGGGCGTTCCCTTTGAAACTATTAATGTTTTAGACGATCAAGACATTCGCCAGAGTATTAAAGAATACTCTAATTGGCCAACCATTCCTCAAGTATATATTAATGGTCAGTTCATCGGTGGTTCTGATATCCTGATCGAACTTTACCAAAAAGGTGAGTTGCAGCAACTAGTGGAAGTAGCACTAGCTTCTTAA
- a CDS encoding DUF6761 family protein: MLQDTQSIRHYQRITDAFVELWNRGYRTDDMRMYLDGYLAALRNGNVIEPFLIHRLEEEASRYLYDGSNFVMTQPQPQHDYY; the protein is encoded by the coding sequence ATGCTCCAAGACACACAATCGATCCGCCATTACCAAAGAATTACTGACGCCTTCGTCGAGTTGTGGAATCGCGGGTATCGCACGGATGATATGCGGATGTATTTGGATGGCTATCTAGCGGCACTGCGAAATGGAAACGTTATTGAACCGTTTCTGATTCATCGTTTGGAGGAAGAAGCCAGTCGTTACTTGTACGATGGGTCAAATTTTGTTATGACACAACCTCAGCCACAACATGATTATTACTAA
- a CDS encoding response regulator transcription factor produces the protein MGSVCIEIVEGNPHLRSLLGWHLQQLEYRVHQAASIYQAREAFLSHQPTLVILDADLSDGDGIEFCRWLHRQQQPLILMLSARTNEADVVAGLKAGADDYLSKPFGMQEFLARVEALIRRNRTPTAPAYLDYGTLQIDLVQRRVRFQGEFIDLTPQEFSLLYVLAQAGGVPLSRSELLRRAWPDAIDNPRTIDTHVLSLRKKVELDPRQPSLIQTIRNVGYRFNMESLNANPPQTQTKLPKERFSNQRSTLTGQRS, from the coding sequence GTGGGTTCGGTTTGTATTGAAATCGTTGAGGGGAATCCCCATCTGAGGTCGTTGCTTGGTTGGCACTTGCAACAATTGGAATATAGAGTTCATCAAGCCGCTAGCATTTATCAAGCTAGGGAAGCTTTTTTAAGCCATCAACCAACTTTGGTCATCCTAGATGCCGATTTGTCAGATGGAGATGGTATTGAGTTTTGTCGTTGGTTGCATCGTCAGCAACAGCCGCTCATCTTGATGCTATCTGCTCGTACTAATGAAGCTGATGTGGTTGCAGGCTTGAAAGCAGGAGCTGATGATTACTTGAGCAAGCCTTTTGGAATGCAAGAGTTTTTGGCTAGGGTAGAGGCTTTAATTCGTCGCAATCGCACGCCTACAGCACCTGCTTATTTGGATTATGGTACTTTGCAAATTGACTTAGTGCAGCGTCGTGTCCGATTCCAAGGAGAGTTTATTGACCTCACTCCCCAGGAATTTAGTTTGCTCTACGTTTTGGCACAAGCTGGAGGAGTACCATTGAGTCGGTCTGAGTTGTTGCGTCGTGCGTGGCCTGATGCTATTGACAACCCGCGTACCATTGACACTCATGTTTTATCTCTACGCAAAAAAGTTGAACTTGATCCTCGTCAGCCTAGTTTGATTCAAACTATTCGGAACGTGGGATACAGATTTAATATGGAAAGTTTGAATGCTAATCCTCCCCAAACACAAACCAAGTTACCAAAGGAGAGATTTAGTAATCAACGTTCAACACTAACTGGACAAAGGTCATAG
- a CDS encoding ABC transporter ATP-binding protein has translation MKLQLRLEQVNLFAKLKTQLQGYPILRDISFDVSPGERLAIVGPSGAGKTSLLRLLNRLSEPASGKIYLDNQDYYQIPIIKLRQMVTLVLQEPKLLGMTVQQALAYPLVLRELPKQTIQERVNYWVEQLQIPNDWLERTELQLSAGQRQLVAIARALVIQPQILLLDEPTSNLDIGRATHLMQVLIKLNQTHQTTILMINNQIDLTQVFCTRLLNLQQGSLLFNQTACNIDWVNLRERLLHAETQITEEWS, from the coding sequence ATGAAACTGCAATTACGGCTAGAACAAGTTAATCTGTTTGCAAAGTTGAAAACTCAGCTTCAGGGATACCCGATACTGCGGGATATTTCCTTTGATGTTTCCCCTGGAGAACGTTTAGCAATTGTCGGCCCCTCTGGTGCTGGTAAAACTTCACTATTACGTTTACTTAACCGTTTGAGTGAACCTGCTAGCGGCAAGATTTATCTAGATAATCAGGATTATTACCAAATCCCAATTATCAAACTGCGCCAGATGGTGACACTGGTATTACAAGAGCCAAAATTGTTAGGGATGACAGTCCAGCAAGCCTTGGCTTATCCTTTAGTTTTGCGCGAATTGCCTAAACAGACAATTCAAGAACGAGTTAATTATTGGGTAGAACAACTGCAAATTCCCAATGATTGGTTAGAACGCACTGAACTACAACTTTCGGCTGGACAAAGACAGCTAGTAGCGATCGCGCGAGCTTTAGTCATTCAACCACAAATTCTGCTCTTAGACGAACCAACATCTAATTTGGATATTGGCAGAGCTACCCATTTAATGCAAGTTTTAATTAAACTCAATCAAACTCATCAAACTACAATTTTGATGATCAATAATCAAATAGACTTAACCCAGGTATTTTGCACCCGTTTGTTAAATCTACAGCAAGGAAGTTTGTTATTTAATCAAACAGCCTGTAATATCGACTGGGTTAATCTCCGAGAAAGGTTATTGCACGCCGAAACTCAAATCACTGAAGAATGGAGCTAG
- a CDS encoding RNA-guided endonuclease InsQ/TnpB family protein — protein sequence MLHKVVQVRLYPTTGQKTLLEQTFGCSRWWWNYALNKSIETYKETGKGLTRAALNAFLPTLKKAEDTKWLADCYSQVLQATTLNLTTAYKNFFEKRAGFPSFKSKHGKQSIQYPQHVKIVDGNIKLPGNIGTVKAKIHRLIEGKIKTVTVCKTPSGKYLASILTEIEGEHPTITDGKIYGVDLGIKHFAVVTDGERVSKYDNPKHLAKHEKNLKRKQKKLARKQKGSNSRNRYRKVVAKVYERVSNSRQDFLHKLSYKLVSDSQAVIVENLHVKGMVRNHKLAKSISDAGWGMFTNFLAYKLERKGGKLVEIDRWFPSSKLCSNCFYQIGEMPLDVREWICPHCGTHHDRDGNAAINIRAEGIRMIKAEGSAVSAVGGEVSPTLGRKSKFRHSPVITEADTVLGTPSQCG from the coding sequence GTGTTGCACAAGGTTGTACAAGTTCGTTTATATCCAACAACGGGGCAAAAAACATTATTGGAGCAGACTTTTGGATGTTCTCGATGGTGGTGGAATTATGCCCTAAATAAGTCAATTGAGACTTACAAAGAAACAGGGAAAGGGCTTACACGTGCAGCACTCAACGCATTTCTCCCAACGCTCAAAAAAGCCGAAGATACAAAGTGGTTGGCTGATTGTTATAGCCAAGTTTTACAAGCTACCACACTGAATCTGACTACTGCGTACAAAAACTTTTTTGAGAAACGTGCAGGTTTTCCTTCCTTCAAATCCAAGCATGGTAAACAGTCAATTCAATATCCTCAACACGTCAAAATTGTTGATGGCAATATCAAATTACCAGGTAATATTGGGACAGTCAAAGCCAAAATACATAGGCTAATTGAGGGGAAAATCAAGACTGTAACTGTATGTAAAACTCCATCAGGTAAATACCTTGCATCTATTCTGACCGAGATAGAAGGTGAACACCCTACTATTACAGATGGCAAGATTTATGGTGTTGACTTAGGGATAAAACATTTCGCTGTTGTAACTGATGGTGAAAGAGTTTCTAAATACGACAATCCTAAACACCTTGCTAAACATGAGAAAAATCTCAAGCGTAAACAGAAGAAATTAGCCCGTAAACAAAAAGGGAGTAATTCAAGAAATAGATATAGAAAAGTTGTTGCCAAAGTGTACGAACGAGTTAGTAATTCCAGGCAAGATTTTCTACATAAACTTAGTTATAAGTTGGTCAGCGATAGCCAAGCTGTCATAGTAGAGAATCTTCATGTCAAGGGCATGGTTCGTAACCACAAATTAGCAAAATCAATCTCTGATGCAGGATGGGGAATGTTCACCAATTTTTTAGCCTATAAGCTAGAACGCAAGGGTGGAAAGTTGGTTGAGATTGATAGATGGTTTCCCAGTTCCAAACTCTGCTCTAATTGTTTCTATCAGATTGGTGAGATGCCGTTGGATGTCCGTGAATGGATTTGTCCTCATTGTGGCACTCATCATGACAGAGATGGAAATGCAGCGATAAATATTAGAGCCGAAGGCATCAGAATGATAAAGGCGGAAGGTTCAGCCGTCTCTGCTGTAGGAGGGGAGGTAAGTCCCACTCTTGGACGAAAGTCTAAGTTTAGGCACTCCCCTGTGATTACAGAAGCCGACACTGTACTTGGTACTCCAAGTCAGTGTGGGTAG
- a CDS encoding DUF4079 domain-containing protein, producing the protein MHLPSFIWLWKIAAWSMGLSILAYLLLAVTGFWMWRVRNYQDVPDFLLLNWATPRLWRSLHYTMGISMVSLVLLLLAIGIVGTFGHFGSLGHSSHLWAGLIVVGLVLISAFSATQISHRRPWARPLHISLNIVLFFGFTWVSLTGWSVVQKYLP; encoded by the coding sequence ATGCACCTACCTTCTTTTATCTGGTTGTGGAAAATAGCTGCTTGGTCGATGGGATTATCGATACTGGCGTATTTACTCTTAGCGGTTACAGGCTTTTGGATGTGGCGAGTGAGAAATTATCAGGACGTTCCTGATTTTTTGTTGCTCAATTGGGCTACCCCTCGTTTGTGGCGATCGCTCCACTATACAATGGGCATCAGCATGGTTAGTTTAGTGCTGTTACTTTTGGCTATTGGTATAGTCGGCACTTTCGGTCACTTCGGTTCTTTGGGACACTCATCACACTTATGGGCTGGGTTGATAGTAGTAGGATTAGTTTTAATATCAGCTTTTAGTGCCACACAAATCAGTCACCGACGACCTTGGGCTAGACCTTTACATATTAGTCTGAATATTGTTTTGTTTTTTGGTTTTACTTGGGTATCACTCACTGGTTGGAGTGTGGTGCAAAAATATTTACCTTAG
- a CDS encoding DUF1830 domain-containing protein: MAQILDPLPPEQLGKVLCCYVNATSKIQVARISNIPNWYFERVVFPGQRLVFEAPLEAQMEIHTGMMASAILSDTIPCDRLMISEPSSSELDTNSVGADPISTKAIVQPNNTKSSDTTKPLTVAG; encoded by the coding sequence ATGGCTCAAATATTAGATCCTCTACCACCTGAGCAATTGGGAAAAGTTCTCTGCTGCTACGTTAATGCCACGAGCAAAATCCAGGTGGCTCGCATCTCCAATATTCCCAATTGGTATTTTGAAAGGGTGGTTTTTCCTGGACAACGCCTCGTGTTTGAAGCTCCTCTAGAGGCCCAGATGGAGATTCATACAGGTATGATGGCAAGTGCGATTTTGTCTGATACAATTCCGTGCGATCGCCTGATGATTAGCGAGCCAAGCAGTAGCGAATTAGATACAAACTCAGTCGGTGCAGACCCTATTAGTACAAAAGCAATTGTTCAGCCAAATAATACAAAATCTAGTGATACAACAAAACCTTTAACAGTTGCTGGTTAA
- a CDS encoding photosystem II high light acclimation radical SAM protein has translation MMENRILYVRLPCNPIFPIGVVYLSDHVHKVFPSIEQRIFDLGTVPPLDYASALDRCIDEFQPTLLVFSWRDIQIYAPVGGRGGNPLQNAFEFYYAKNPFIKLRGALGGLRIFIAYYVELWRNLGLIKRGLKRAKQYHQQARAVVGGGAVSVFYEQLGKSLPPGTIISVGEGETLLEKFLHGREFRDERCYVVGEAQPRQRLIHEQPTPLEKTACNYEYIETIWPEFNYYLQEEDFYIGVQTKRGCPHNCCYCVYTVVEGKQVRINPADEVVAEMRQLYNRGIRNFWFTDAQFIPARKFIDDAVELLQKIVDSGMTDIHWAAYIRADNLTPELCDLMAKTGMNYFEIGITSGSQELVRKMRMGYNLRTVLQNCRDLKAAGFNDLVSVNYSFNVIDERPETIRQTIAYHRELEKIFGADKVEPAIFFIGLQPHTHLEEYAFKEGILKPGYDPMSLMPWTAKKLLWNPEPLGSFFGEVCLQAWRRNPNDFGREVMKILEEKLGCADLEEALSAPIEKTDKQLASVL, from the coding sequence ATGATGGAAAATCGAATTCTTTACGTTCGCCTTCCTTGTAACCCTATCTTCCCCATAGGGGTTGTTTATCTGAGTGATCATGTCCACAAGGTTTTTCCCAGCATCGAACAACGCATTTTTGATTTGGGAACTGTTCCACCTTTAGACTATGCTTCAGCTTTAGATCGTTGTATCGACGAATTCCAGCCAACACTACTTGTATTTTCGTGGCGGGATATTCAAATTTATGCCCCAGTCGGTGGGCGTGGTGGCAACCCGCTACAAAACGCTTTTGAATTCTACTACGCGAAAAATCCTTTCATTAAATTGCGTGGGGCTTTGGGCGGGTTGCGAATATTCATTGCTTACTATGTAGAGTTGTGGCGCAATCTGGGATTAATTAAACGGGGCTTAAAACGAGCCAAACAGTATCACCAACAAGCCCGTGCAGTTGTAGGTGGTGGTGCAGTCAGCGTATTTTACGAACAGTTGGGTAAAAGCTTACCCCCAGGAACAATTATTTCTGTGGGTGAAGGGGAAACCTTACTAGAAAAATTCCTCCATGGCCGAGAGTTCCGAGATGAACGCTGCTATGTAGTAGGAGAAGCGCAACCACGACAAAGACTAATTCACGAACAACCTACCCCCCTCGAAAAAACCGCCTGTAACTACGAATATATAGAAACTATTTGGCCAGAGTTTAACTATTACCTGCAAGAAGAAGACTTTTACATTGGTGTCCAAACTAAACGAGGTTGTCCCCACAACTGCTGTTACTGTGTCTACACCGTTGTCGAAGGTAAACAGGTACGGATAAACCCAGCCGATGAGGTGGTGGCAGAAATGCGCCAACTATATAATCGTGGTATTCGCAACTTCTGGTTTACTGATGCCCAATTTATTCCTGCACGGAAATTTATCGACGATGCTGTAGAACTATTACAGAAAATCGTAGATTCTGGGATGACAGATATTCATTGGGCAGCATACATCAGAGCCGACAACCTCACACCAGAGTTGTGTGATTTGATGGCGAAGACAGGGATGAATTACTTTGAAATCGGCATCACTAGCGGTTCTCAAGAACTCGTGCGGAAAATGCGGATGGGTTACAATCTGCGAACTGTTCTGCAAAACTGCCGTGACTTAAAAGCAGCTGGTTTCAATGATTTAGTATCCGTCAACTACTCCTTTAATGTGATTGACGAACGTCCCGAAACCATTCGCCAAACCATCGCTTACCATCGTGAACTAGAAAAGATTTTCGGTGCGGATAAAGTCGAACCAGCCATCTTTTTTATTGGCTTGCAACCCCATACCCACTTAGAAGAATATGCCTTCAAAGAAGGTATTCTTAAACCTGGGTATGATCCGATGAGTTTAATGCCGTGGACAGCCAAAAAACTCCTCTGGAATCCTGAACCTCTTGGTTCATTCTTTGGTGAAGTGTGCTTGCAAGCCTGGCGACGAAACCCCAATGATTTCGGTAGGGAAGTGATGAAAATCTTAGAAGAAAAGTTGGGTTGTGCCGATTTGGAAGAAGCACTTTCTGCACCGATTGAAAAGACAGATAAACAGTTAGCCAGTGTATTGTAG
- a CDS encoding DICT sensory domain-containing protein has translation MLEGSILQLLETAHRHSSRPIHFGVYYKNTLVALCHALEDHILTDENKPLVITAFQRGKWYLEEAERYADIANHSRQIVIMASPDTGFAEHPTSQLSNVDLVALDATDPVTQEWHLIILSPKYTAMVLCQELSIADYGSGGIPTSDLERKFYGLWTFEPTLVRETAELAIAHIQKYNPELAENLLSDQQAIPPAVITSENLLTVVSRVVDYLKTGQEQLSIPTALRQKALDSNLLSNEVQAFLRMAQLMDLADIDNPMAAEEVSAIAETMGQLLDLPAWQIKRLKLAALLHRIDPLRTAQSVLTPAASTQPQEIAPSCPLSCPLIPGAQVLRKMSRLRAVAQIITHQTEYWDGTGEPAGLAGDAIPLESRILALVADFQWRVNQLKSSQQNRAEIFAQALVECRQQCDRFDPKLLDALTLLVMGLQQGLDLPLMTSKVSTGMWLIDSRWDSQSKTSEEIGSYPQ, from the coding sequence ATGTTAGAAGGTTCAATTCTACAACTGCTGGAAACAGCCCATCGTCATAGTAGTAGACCGATTCACTTTGGAGTGTATTACAAAAATACACTTGTTGCTTTGTGTCATGCCTTAGAAGACCACATCTTAACTGATGAAAATAAACCCTTGGTAATTACTGCCTTTCAACGAGGTAAGTGGTATTTAGAAGAGGCGGAAAGATACGCAGACATTGCCAACCACAGCCGCCAAATTGTGATTATGGCCTCACCGGATACAGGCTTTGCTGAACATCCCACGAGCCAACTATCAAATGTAGACTTAGTAGCATTAGATGCAACTGACCCGGTAACTCAGGAATGGCACTTAATCATTCTGTCGCCTAAATACACAGCAATGGTACTTTGTCAAGAGTTATCAATTGCTGATTATGGTTCAGGGGGAATACCAACTTCTGATTTAGAGCGTAAATTCTATGGTTTGTGGACATTTGAGCCGACCTTGGTGAGAGAAACAGCAGAATTAGCGATCGCTCACATTCAAAAATACAACCCAGAATTAGCAGAAAACCTTTTGAGTGATCAACAGGCAATTCCACCTGCTGTCATTACTTCAGAAAACCTGTTAACAGTTGTCTCCCGTGTGGTCGATTACCTCAAAACAGGTCAAGAACAACTATCCATTCCTACTGCACTGCGTCAAAAAGCTCTAGATAGCAACTTGCTTTCTAACGAAGTGCAAGCATTTTTGCGGATGGCGCAACTGATGGATCTGGCTGATATTGACAACCCAATGGCTGCGGAAGAAGTCAGTGCGATCGCCGAAACAATGGGGCAACTTTTAGATTTACCTGCATGGCAAATCAAGAGATTAAAACTAGCAGCGTTATTACACCGCATAGATCCACTCCGCACAGCACAAAGCGTTCTGACTCCTGCTGCATCCACACAACCCCAAGAAATAGCCCCCAGTTGCCCTTTGAGTTGTCCTCTGATTCCAGGAGCGCAAGTATTACGAAAAATGTCAAGATTACGTGCAGTAGCGCAAATTATCACTCACCAGACCGAATACTGGGATGGAACAGGAGAACCAGCCGGGTTAGCAGGTGATGCAATTCCCCTAGAGTCGAGAATTTTGGCATTGGTTGCAGACTTTCAGTGGCGAGTCAATCAACTAAAATCCTCCCAGCAGAATCGGGCAGAGATATTTGCTCAAGCCTTGGTAGAATGCAGACAACAATGCGATCGCTTTGACCCTAAACTATTAGATGCCCTAACTTTGTTAGTTATGGGTTTACAACAGGGACTCGACTTACCCCTAATGACATCTAAAGTTAGTACAGGAATGTGGCTGATTGATTCCCGATGGGATAGCCAGAGCAAGACTAGTGAGGAAATTGGTAGTTACCCCCAATGA
- a CDS encoding pentapeptide repeat-containing protein — protein sequence MNIEAIRQGKLKQLPGVNLEDEELSQLDLSHINLAGATLVGTNFAGSKLEGGHLEGANLMGANLQATDLRANLMGANLMQADLTGADLRGSNLRGSSLMGAILSDVSLAGAFLSGANLMNVNLQGVDLRGADLRGANLTGANLKGADLTRTDLEGALLSEANLEEADLRGANLAGANLTGANLLCAELIGANLNGVNLEKACLVGTVLEKGL from the coding sequence ATGAATATTGAAGCCATTAGACAAGGAAAACTCAAACAACTCCCAGGGGTAAATTTAGAAGATGAGGAACTCTCTCAACTAGATTTAAGCCACATAAATTTGGCAGGTGCTACCCTTGTTGGTACTAATTTCGCAGGTTCTAAGCTCGAAGGTGGGCATTTAGAAGGCGCAAATTTGATGGGTGCTAACCTCCAAGCAACCGACTTGCGGGCTAACCTCATGGGAGCTAATCTCATGCAAGCAGATTTAACTGGTGCAGACTTACGAGGCAGCAACTTGCGTGGTTCTAGCCTGATGGGGGCTATACTCAGCGACGTGTCATTGGCTGGTGCTTTTTTAAGTGGCGCGAATTTGATGAATGTTAACTTACAAGGTGTTGACTTACGTGGTGCTGACTTGCGTGGTGCTAATCTTACAGGTGCAAATCTCAAAGGTGCGGACTTAACTCGTACAGATTTGGAAGGAGCGTTATTAAGTGAAGCAAATTTAGAAGAAGCCGACTTACGTGGGGCGAATTTGGCAGGGGCGAATTTGACAGGGGCTAACTTGTTGTGTGCTGAGTTAATAGGGGCAAATTTGAATGGTGTGAATTTAGAGAAAGCTTGTTTGGTTGGTACAGTGCTGGAGAAAGGGTTATAA
- a CDS encoding type II toxin-antitoxin system VapC family toxin, which yields MLRAVADTHTVIWYIFSDLRLSTLAKDTIEQIASDGHQVAFSSITLAEIVYLSEKGRISPLTLERLLASVDSNNAVLAEVPFERDIAQALRLINRAQIPDLPDRIIAATALYLQVPVISRDSKIQLSKVNTIW from the coding sequence ATGCTACGTGCTGTAGCCGACACCCATACAGTCATTTGGTATATTTTTAGCGATTTGCGACTTTCTACTCTAGCAAAAGATACGATTGAGCAAATAGCATCTGATGGCCATCAAGTGGCATTTTCCTCTATTACACTAGCTGAAATTGTGTATTTGAGCGAAAAAGGGCGGATTTCTCCCCTGACACTTGAACGTCTGTTAGCATCTGTTGATTCCAACAATGCTGTATTAGCTGAAGTTCCCTTTGAGCGTGATATTGCCCAAGCTTTGCGTTTAATAAATCGCGCGCAAATCCCAGATTTACCGGATCGCATTATTGCTGCCACAGCTTTATATTTACAAGTACCTGTAATTAGTAGAGATAGTAAAATACAACTATCTAAAGTCAACACTATTTGGTAA